A genome region from Arthrobacter agilis includes the following:
- a CDS encoding dihydrofolate reductase, whose protein sequence is MSEATSPGSLSVTDAVGSRSVIGLIWAQTENGVIGKDGGIPWHVPEDMAHFKATTTGHPVIMGRRTWESFPLRSRPLPDRTNIVVSRSGTDLPGAVVVGSLDAAFEAAQAAPGAEEIWVIGGGQIYADAMERANAALVTVVESATEGDTVAPSLGAEWALAALTPEAGWLESSTGIRYRISLWTRSAQEAAPGTA, encoded by the coding sequence ATGAGCGAGGCAACCTCCCCCGGCAGCCTCAGCGTGACCGACGCCGTCGGGTCGCGTTCCGTGATCGGCCTGATCTGGGCACAGACCGAGAACGGTGTGATCGGCAAGGACGGCGGCATCCCCTGGCACGTGCCCGAGGACATGGCGCACTTCAAGGCCACGACCACCGGACACCCCGTCATCATGGGACGCCGTACCTGGGAGTCCTTCCCCCTGAGATCCAGGCCCCTGCCGGACCGGACGAACATCGTCGTGTCCCGTTCGGGCACCGACCTGCCGGGCGCCGTCGTCGTCGGCTCCCTGGACGCCGCGTTCGAGGCGGCACAGGCCGCTCCGGGTGCCGAGGAGATCTGGGTGATCGGTGGCGGCCAGATCTACGCGGACGCCATGGAGCGGGCCAACGCGGCGCTCGTCACGGTCGTTGAGTCGGCGACCGAGGGGGACACCGTGGCGCCGTCCCTGGGCGCGGAATGGGCGCTGGCGGCGTTGACGCCGGAAGCCGGCTGGCTCGAGTCCTCCACCGGGATCCGGTACCGCATCAGCCTCTGGACCCGGTCCGCACAGGAGGCCGCACCAGGCACGGCCTGA
- a CDS encoding TMEM175 family protein: MPHAEDEPPGRKDLRSRYKVLLTRGDSTERTVFFSDAVFAIAMTLLVLDLEVPDGLPPDQVGAALVQQLPHFFSFALSFAVIGSAWLNHHRKFSVIVRYDFRLQVLNLLLLFFVAVLPLPTSLLSEYGGKASPWPVVVYAAVVAGVYSMLNLVWAYAWRAGLMAPAVDRDLYRYVLRALLPVPLVFAASIPVAFVVPGVAMYLWLLIIPADMVVHRIASAQAAGPGQRRGAAA, encoded by the coding sequence GTGCCGCACGCCGAGGACGAACCACCGGGTCGGAAGGACCTCAGGTCCAGGTACAAGGTACTGCTCACCCGGGGTGACTCCACCGAACGGACCGTGTTCTTCAGCGACGCCGTGTTCGCCATCGCCATGACGCTCCTCGTCCTCGACCTGGAAGTGCCGGACGGCCTTCCACCCGATCAGGTCGGTGCTGCCCTGGTGCAGCAACTGCCGCATTTCTTCTCCTTCGCACTCAGCTTCGCCGTCATCGGTAGCGCCTGGCTGAACCACCACCGGAAGTTCAGCGTGATTGTCCGCTACGACTTCCGGTTGCAGGTCCTGAATCTGCTCCTGCTCTTCTTCGTCGCCGTGCTTCCTCTACCGACCAGCCTGCTCAGCGAGTACGGCGGCAAGGCGTCGCCCTGGCCCGTGGTGGTCTATGCGGCGGTGGTCGCGGGTGTCTACTCGATGCTGAATCTGGTGTGGGCGTATGCGTGGCGGGCAGGGCTCATGGCGCCCGCCGTCGACCGTGACCTCTACCGCTACGTGCTGCGGGCGCTGCTTCCCGTACCGCTGGTATTCGCTGCGAGCATCCCCGTCGCCTTCGTGGTGCCCGGAGTCGCCATGTACCTGTGGCTGCTGATCATCCCGGCGGACATGGTCGTCCATCGGATAGCCTCCGCGCAGGCAGCAGGACCGGGCCAGAGGCGCGGCGCAGCGGCGTGA
- a CDS encoding LssY C-terminal domain-containing protein: MNEVPRGQRRGTARGPGRLASTVVLLGQRVLFLAVVVLSGWAIYALFLDEVDDGDRQPWVFVIIWALAAYVLVPRINRLLTRIYVPDYFIGRTRTADGLLGDPINLAVIGSTESLRTAMVSSGWTEADPLTFRSGWRITRSSILRRSYPSAPVSPLFVFGQKQDLAFEQEVAGNPAQRHHVRFWVCPPGWVLPGGFDVDLVGAATFDRSVGLSLFTFQVTHKIAERTDDERDWVVTSLGPRADVHTVRHFSTGYHSRNGGGDAIETDGDLPILTLTSTDQRADRAS, translated from the coding sequence ATGAACGAGGTGCCTCGCGGACAGCGACGCGGCACGGCACGAGGACCCGGAAGGCTTGCGAGCACCGTGGTACTCCTGGGCCAGCGTGTCCTCTTCCTCGCGGTGGTGGTCCTCTCCGGATGGGCCATCTACGCGCTGTTCCTGGACGAGGTGGACGACGGCGACCGCCAGCCCTGGGTGTTCGTGATCATCTGGGCGCTCGCCGCCTATGTCCTGGTGCCGCGGATCAACCGGTTGCTCACCCGGATCTACGTCCCCGACTACTTCATCGGACGGACCCGCACCGCCGACGGACTCCTCGGCGACCCGATCAACCTCGCCGTCATCGGCAGCACCGAGAGCCTCCGGACCGCCATGGTGTCGTCCGGCTGGACCGAGGCCGATCCATTGACGTTCCGGAGCGGCTGGCGGATCACCAGGTCGTCGATCCTACGCAGAAGCTACCCCTCGGCCCCTGTGAGCCCACTGTTCGTCTTCGGCCAGAAGCAGGACCTCGCCTTCGAGCAGGAGGTGGCCGGCAACCCGGCCCAACGGCACCATGTGCGCTTCTGGGTGTGTCCGCCGGGCTGGGTCCTCCCGGGCGGCTTCGACGTCGACCTCGTGGGGGCAGCGACCTTCGACCGCAGCGTCGGCCTGTCCCTGTTCACCTTCCAGGTGACCCACAAGATCGCCGAGCGGACCGATGACGAGCGGGACTGGGTGGTCACCAGCCTGGGACCGAGGGCCGATGTCCACACGGTCCGCCACTTCTCGACCGGCTACCACAGCCGGAACGGAGGTGGGGATGCCATCGAGACGGACGGCGACCTGCCCATCCTGACCCTGACCTCGACGGATCAGCGGGCCGACCGCGCGTCGTGA